ACACCGAACGGGCGTCACGATGCAACGACGTGCGCCCACTCATCCGGCAACCACCTGTGGTCGCGGGCGGATTGGCGGCGCCCCCTGCCAGCGCGAACGGGCATGCATGACGGGGGCACGACAGTTGAACTGTCTCTCCGCGGGAACTACCGTCGGCAGCGGTAGCTGGGATGAGACAGTTCCCGGAGCGCCGATTCGAGAAGCCCACACTCCGGCGTGGGCTTCTGCGCGTCCCGGCATGACCGAGATCATGCTGTGGGCCCGCATCGATGAAGCCCCGGAAACCTGGCGCCTCCGTGAGGCGCACCGATGCACGCAGCCCCGCGTTCAGCTACACCGGCTTCAAATCATCCCCGAGCAACGGAGCCTCCCCTTCGGCGCTCGCGTCGACCACCAGAGACGACCGGCCCGCCCACCTCGGCGAGTCACAGCCAACGAGCACGTCCATCCTTCCGTCGAGCGCCCGCGCATGGGTCGCGCGAAGAGATCCGACACACAGCCCGGCCGGCCGAGATTCCACGCTCCCGCTCCGATTGGAACGTCGGACCTACCGGTTACCATGCGGCTATGGGCACACGGGATCGAGAGTTCGCGGCTCTACTGACGCTGCTGCGCCACCGACGCCACAGCACCGGTTGGGGTGAGATTGCCGCCGATGTGGCAGCCGCGGGAAGCGCTGTCCAGATTCTGAGCGGAGCCGATGGTCCGGCACTCTTCGGCGACCCCGAACTCGAGGCCGGGCTCGCCCGGGCAACCGCGGAGGTCACCTCGTGGGCAGAGGCCGGGCATCGGTGGCTGACGGTCCTCGACGCCGATTACCCGAGTCGGCTCTTCGGAATCAGGGAGACTCCACCGTTCCTGTTCTACCAGGGCACGCTCCAGGAACATGATCAGGGCATGTCGGTCGTCGGATCACGCTCCGCCTCCGACCATGGCCTGCACTTGGCCGACCGCGTCGCGCGCCATCTCGCATCCAGGGACCTCACGGTCATCGCCGGTCTCGCCGACGGCATCGACACGGCCGCTCATCGCGCGGCGCTCGATGTAGACGGGCGGACCGTCGCAGTCCTGGGCACGGGCATCACCAAGTCCTACCCGGCATCGAACCGAACGCTCCAACAGGAGATCGCCACCCGAGGGCTCCTTCTCTCCCAGTCCTACCCGGAGGCGGCACCGTCCAAGCAGTCCTTTCCCATGAGGAACGCCACGATGTCCGGCTACGGCCTCGCGACGATCGTCATCGAGGCGGGCGAGCATTCCGGAACCAGGATCCAGGCGCGACTTGCGTGTGAGCACGGACGCCCGGTGATCCTCACGAGCCGCGTCGCGAGAACCACGACCTGGGGCATCGCCCTGGCGACGCGCCCGAATGTGTTCGTCGTCGATTCGTTCGACGAGCTCACGCAGGCGATCACCGAAGTGTGTGAGGCACCGGCGCGGTTGAGAGGTGCGCTCGACGAACTGGCGTCCGCGTGAGTCGACAGTTTCCCGAGCGTGTCGCGCGCGTCGGCGACTACCTCACCGCGATCGCGGGCAGCTACTTGCGCACGGTGACCGCGGGACCGTGGACCCGGGCCGCCTGCCCCTGACCACCACCCCGGGGACGATCGGGCGCACGCACCTTGCCCATGCGCCGACACGCGGTGACGAGACGTCGGTGCCTTCCCTGCCCCTCGGCCTCGGCGAGGTTCACAGCGGCACGGTCTCGGCCAGGATAGACAGCCCCACACCCGTGCGATGCGCCCGTTCGCGCACGACGTCGGCGTCTACGACGTCAACAGTCGCCCCGGCCACGCGCGACAACTCCTCGCCCAAACGAATGAGGTCCCGCTCGACGCCAGGCGAGAACTGCACGATCAAGTCAAGGTCTGAGGAGTCGGTTGCTTGACCACGCGCAACAGACCCGAACACCCCGGCCGCCTCAACGCCATAACTGGCGAGCACACCGCGGATGGCCTCGCGGTGGGCCGCGAGGCCGCCAGGCGCAGTGACAGCAGGAACATTCATCTCGTCAGTGTCTCATCACCACATCAGCGACGAAAGGAACCCGCCCACCGGTAGCTGACCTCCCGCCTGGGCGACCCGCGCTACGCGGGCCGCCCGGGCGTCGTCCATAGGCCGGCTACGCGGCCTTCGCCGCGGCCGAGAGCGCTTCGAGGTAGGAGTCCAGCCCCCACGTGAGCGAGAGTGCGGTCGGCGGGGAGACCGCGGCCACGAGCTCGGGACCGGTGATCGAGGCCACCGCCCCGGAGGTCACCGCCGGGATCGTGGCCGCATACGGCGCCGCGAGGAACGCCTCCTCCTGCTCGGGGGTGTCCGCGTAGGACACGAGCACATCCGAGTCGAGCTCGGAGAGCCGCTCGTGGCTGAGCGTGTAGTAGAACGTCTCGTCGCCGTTCGCGAGCTCGGTCACCGCCGGGGCGTCGACGAAGCCCAGGTCGCGCAGGAAGCCCACCCGCGGATCGGCGGGCTTGTACACGTAGAACGTGCCCGACACGTCCCACGTGGCCGCGATCGTCTTGCCCGCGAACTCGGGGTGATCGGCGGCGGCGCGCTCGAGGGTGTCGTCGATGTCGGCGAGCACGGTGGCCGCCTCCGTGGTCCGGCCGAGGGCCTCGCCCACGATCTCGACGACCTGGCGCCACGGCGTGCTCCACGCCTCGTCCGGGTAGGCCACGGTCGGGGCGATCTGACTGAGCAGCTCGTACTGCCCGGCCGTGATACCCGAGTACACGGCCAGGATGAGGTCCGGGGAGGCGGCGGCGATCTCCTCGTACGCCGGCTCCTCGGCGGAGACGGGCAGCATCACCGGCGTCGCGGCGCCGAGGTCGGTGAGCTCCTCCTGGATCCACGGCAGCACCCCGTTCTCGTCGCCGCCGTAGGGCTGGGACTCCATCGCCGTGGGCACCACCCCGACGGCGATCGCCGCGTCCGCGCTCCCCCACCCGAGCGTGACCACGCTGTGCGGATCCGCGGGGACCACCGTCTCCCCGAAGGCGTGCTCGATCGTCGTGGGGGCGCCTTCCGTGTTCGCAGTGCCGCCGGTATTCGTGGGGCCGTCGGTACCGGTCGGGCTCGCGGGTTCCTCGCCCGTGCCGCCGCTCGAGCAGGCGGTCAGGGCGAGCGCCGCCGCGGCGAGCGCGACGAGGATGCGTGGACGTCGGATCATGGAATCTCCCGGGTCGTGAGGGGCGAGGGGTCAGGGCGCGGCCGGCTGCGGCGCGGCCGGTGGGCGATGGAACCGCCCGATCGGCACCACGAGCGGGGTGCCGCTGATCGGATCGGGCACCACGCGCGATTCGAGGGCGAACGCGTCGCGCACGACCTCGCTCGTGAGCACCCGCTCGGGCGGGCCCTCGGCGGTGATCCGCCCGCCGGCCATGACCACGAGGTGGTCGGCGTACCGGGCGGCGAGGTTGAGCTCGTGCAGGACCATGACGATCGTGGTGCCGCGGGCCCGGTTGAGCTGATGGAACAGGTCGAGCAGCTCGACCTGATGGGCGAGGTCGAGGTAGGTGGTCGGCTCGTCGAGGAGCAGGATGTCGGGATCCTGGGCGAGCGCGACCGCCACCCACGCCCGCTGCCGCTGCCCGCCGGAGAGCTCGTCCATCGCGCGCCCGGCGAGCCCGGCGCACTGGGTGAGCTCGAGCGCGAGGGCGACCGCCGCCTCGTCCGTGCGCCGATCCCGGCGCAGCACCCCCTGATGCGGGTACCGCCCGCGGCCCACGAGATCGGCCACCGTGATGCCGTCCGGGGCGAGCGGCTGCTGCGGGAGCAGGCCGACCATCCGCGCGAACTCCTTGCCGCCGTGGCGGCGGATGTCGCGCCCGTCGAGCGTGACGCGCCCGCCGCTGGGCCGCAGCAGCCGCGCGAGCCCCTTGAGCAGCGTCGACTTCCCGCACGCGTTCGCCCCGACGATCACGCTCACCTGGCCGCGCGGTACCTCCAGGTCGAGCGTATGGACGACGCAGCGCCCGTCGTAGGACAGCGACAGGTTCTCGGCGGCGAGCGCACGCGACGTCGTGGGCTGGGTCATCGGGTCTCTCCTCACATTCAGCTGCGGCCCGTGGCCAGCAGCCAGAGCAGGTACGGGGCGCCGATCGCGCCGGTGACGATGCCCACCGGCACCGGGGAGTCGGGCAGGAAGGCGCCGAGGGCGGCGTCCGCGCCGAGCACGACGCACACGCCCGTGAGCGCGGCGGCCACGAGCGCCGGGCCACCGTCGCGCACGAGGCTGCGGGCGATCGGCGGGGCGATGAAGGCGACGAACGCGATCGGGCCGGTCACGGCCGTGGTCAGGGCGGCGAGGGTGACGGCCAGGGCGAGGATGCCCAGCCGGGTGTGTTCCACCCGCACCCCGAGCCCGCCGGCCTGGGGGTCGCCGAGCTGGAGGGCCTGCAGGGCGGGCCGGGTCAGCGCGAGCGCCGGCAGCAGGATCGCGAGCGCGACGGCGAGCACCGCGATGGAGTCCCAGCGGGCCCCGCCGATCCCGCCGACGGTCCAGGCGAGCGCGCGGGACACCTCGCGCACGTCGCCGCGGGAGATGAGGTAGCCGAGCACCGCCTGGCCGGCGAACGCGAAGCCGACGCCCACGAGCACGAACCGGTAGGCGCCCACCCCGCCCCGCCAGGCGAGGGCGTAGATGGCCAACGCCACCCCGAAGCCGCCGGCGAGCGCGAGCAGGGAGAGCCCGATGCCCGAGACCCCGAGCACGAGCAGCCCGAACACCGCCGCCACGCTCGCCCCGCCCGAGATGCCGAGGATGTCCGGGCTCGCGAGCGGATTGCGCACGAGGGTCTGGAACAGCGCCCCCGAGAGGGCGAAGGCCGCGCCCGCGAGCACGCCGAGGGCGACCGTGGGGGCCCGCAGCCGCCAGAACACGAAGCTGCCGCCGCCGGTCGCCTCCGGACCGCCCGCGAGGATGCGCGCGAGCTCGCCGGGGCTGAGCGGATAGGGCCCCGTGGCCAGCCCGACGAGGACGAGCGCGACGGCGGCGAGCCCCAGGGCGGTGCACACGAGTACGCAGCGGGTGCGACGTCGTCGTAGAGCGGCCGCGAGAGCGGCCCGGGCTGTCGGCTCGGTGCGCTCGGTGCGCGCTGTATGCCCTGTGTCTTCTGTGGGGTCGGTGCCGCCGGAGGCGGGCGGTGCGGGCACGGTGATCACAGCGACCCCAGCCGGGTGCGGCGGGCGAGGGCGATGAGCACCGGCGCGCCGAGCACGGCCACGACGATGCCGGCCTCGAGTTCGCCCGGGGGCACCACGAGGCGGCCGATGATGTCGGCGCCGAGCAGGAGGATGGGGCCGCCGATCGCGCAGAAGGCGAGGATCCAGCGGTAGTCGGTGCCCACGAGCTGGCGCACGGCGTGGGGCACCATGAGGCCCACGAACATGATCGGCCCGGCGAGCGCAGTCGCGGCCCCGGCGAGCAGCACCACGGCGAGCCCGCACGCGATGCGGGCGAGGGTGAGGTTCTGGCCGAGTCCGCGGGCCAGGTCCTCGCCGAGGGCGAGGAGGTTGAGCATCCGACCCGAGGCGAGGGCGAGGAGCGCGCCCGCCGCGAGGAACGGCAACAGCGTCACGGCGGCCTCGGCGCCGCGGCCGGCCAGGGAGCCCACCGACCACAGCCGGTAGCTGGCGAGGGTCGCCGTGTCGGTGAGGAGCACGAGGGTCGTGAGCGAGGTGAGCCCGGCCGTGAGCGCCATGCCCGCGAGCGCGAGGCCCACCGGGCTCGCGGCGCCGCGCTGGAGGGCGCCGATTCCGTAGACGAGGCCCGCCGCGCACGCGGCCCCGGCGAGCGCGAACCAGATGAAGGCGGCCGGGCTCGTCAGGCCGAGCACCGAGATCGCGAGCACCACCGCGAACGACGCGCCCGCGTTCACCCCGAGGATGCCCGGATCGGCGAGCGGGTTGCGGGTGAGGCCCTGCATGACCGCGCCCGCGAGGCCGAGCGCGGCGCCCGCGAGCAGCCCGACGATCGTGCGCGGCAGGCGCAGGTCCCGCACGACGACGGTGGCCGGATCCTGGCCCGGACTCGTCAGCGCGTGCCACACCTCGGCGGGGCCGATCGCCGCGGCGCCGAGCGCGAGGCTCAGGGCGATCACGACCGCCAGCGCCACGACGAGGGCCGCGAGCGCCAGCCACCGGCGGGCCGGGCTCGGGGCGCCCACCGGGTCCGGTGCGCCCGCGCGGTCCGGTGCGCTGCGGGGGCCGGCGACCGGGGCC
The window above is part of the Pseudactinotalea sp. HY158 genome. Proteins encoded here:
- a CDS encoding DNA-processing protein DprA, with product MGTRDREFAALLTLLRHRRHSTGWGEIAADVAAAGSAVQILSGADGPALFGDPELEAGLARATAEVTSWAEAGHRWLTVLDADYPSRLFGIRETPPFLFYQGTLQEHDQGMSVVGSRSASDHGLHLADRVARHLASRDLTVIAGLADGIDTAAHRAALDVDGRTVAVLGTGITKSYPASNRTLQQEIATRGLLLSQSYPEAAPSKQSFPMRNATMSGYGLATIVIEAGEHSGTRIQARLACEHGRPVILTSRVARTTTWGIALATRPNVFVVDSFDELTQAITEVCEAPARLRGALDELASA
- a CDS encoding nucleotidyltransferase family protein; amino-acid sequence: MNVPAVTAPGGLAAHREAIRGVLASYGVEAAGVFGSVARGQATDSSDLDLIVQFSPGVERDLIRLGEELSRVAGATVDVVDADVVRERAHRTGVGLSILAETVPL
- a CDS encoding iron-siderophore ABC transporter substrate-binding protein, translated to MIRRPRILVALAAAALALTACSSGGTGEEPASPTGTDGPTNTGGTANTEGAPTTIEHAFGETVVPADPHSVVTLGWGSADAAIAVGVVPTAMESQPYGGDENGVLPWIQEELTDLGAATPVMLPVSAEEPAYEEIAAASPDLILAVYSGITAGQYELLSQIAPTVAYPDEAWSTPWRQVVEIVGEALGRTTEAATVLADIDDTLERAAADHPEFAGKTIAATWDVSGTFYVYKPADPRVGFLRDLGFVDAPAVTELANGDETFYYTLSHERLSELDSDVLVSYADTPEQEEAFLAAPYAATIPAVTSGAVASITGPELVAAVSPPTALSLTWGLDSYLEALSAAAKAA
- a CDS encoding ABC transporter ATP-binding protein; this translates as MTQPTTSRALAAENLSLSYDGRCVVHTLDLEVPRGQVSVIVGANACGKSTLLKGLARLLRPSGGRVTLDGRDIRRHGGKEFARMVGLLPQQPLAPDGITVADLVGRGRYPHQGVLRRDRRTDEAAVALALELTQCAGLAGRAMDELSGGQRQRAWVAVALAQDPDILLLDEPTTYLDLAHQVELLDLFHQLNRARGTTIVMVLHELNLAARYADHLVVMAGGRITAEGPPERVLTSEVVRDAFALESRVVPDPISGTPLVVPIGRFHRPPAAPQPAAP
- a CDS encoding iron chelate uptake ABC transporter family permease subunit → MPAPPASGGTDPTEDTGHTARTERTEPTARAALAAALRRRRTRCVLVCTALGLAAVALVLVGLATGPYPLSPGELARILAGGPEATGGGSFVFWRLRAPTVALGVLAGAAFALSGALFQTLVRNPLASPDILGISGGASVAAVFGLLVLGVSGIGLSLLALAGGFGVALAIYALAWRGGVGAYRFVLVGVGFAFAGQAVLGYLISRGDVREVSRALAWTVGGIGGARWDSIAVLAVALAILLPALALTRPALQALQLGDPQAGGLGVRVEHTRLGILALAVTLAALTTAVTGPIAFVAFIAPPIARSLVRDGGPALVAAALTGVCVVLGADAALGAFLPDSPVPVGIVTGAIGAPYLLWLLATGRS
- a CDS encoding iron ABC transporter permease yields the protein MGDVTADVTPAPVAGPRSAPDRAGAPDPVGAPSPARRWLALAALVVALAVVIALSLALGAAAIGPAEVWHALTSPGQDPATVVVRDLRLPRTIVGLLAGAALGLAGAVMQGLTRNPLADPGILGVNAGASFAVVLAISVLGLTSPAAFIWFALAGAACAAGLVYGIGALQRGAASPVGLALAGMALTAGLTSLTTLVLLTDTATLASYRLWSVGSLAGRGAEAAVTLLPFLAAGALLALASGRMLNLLALGEDLARGLGQNLTLARIACGLAVVLLAGAATALAGPIMFVGLMVPHAVRQLVGTDYRWILAFCAIGGPILLLGADIIGRLVVPPGELEAGIVVAVLGAPVLIALARRTRLGSL